A window of Aliarcobacter trophiarum LMG 25534 contains these coding sequences:
- a CDS encoding heme-binding domain-containing protein, translated as MNRALIICLIVFVVMQFIRPDKVEYSDDQTYEIVVPEDIKEIFVRACYDCHSNKINYPWYSHIAPFSWVVTNHTNEGVNALNFSNWEKYSKTQKNEKLKAIYRTAHSSMPLPAYTWAHIEAELSKEEREKIRDWTGVRK; from the coding sequence ATGAATAGAGCTTTGATAATTTGTTTGATAGTTTTTGTAGTAATGCAGTTTATAAGACCTGATAAAGTTGAATATAGTGATGACCAAACATACGAAATAGTTGTTCCTGAAGATATAAAAGAGATATTTGTAAGAGCTTGTTATGATTGTCATTCAAATAAGATTAACTATCCTTGGTATTCACATATTGCCCCTTTTTCTTGGGTTGTTACAAATCATACAAATGAAGGTGTAAACGCTTTAAATTTTTCAAACTGGGAGAAATATAGTAAAACACAAAAAAATGAAAAATTAAAAGCTATTTATAGAACAGCTCACTCATCAATGCCTCTTCCTGCATATACATGGGCTCATATAGAAGCAGAACTTTCAAAAGAAGAGAGAGAAAAAATAAGAGATTGGACGGGAGTTAGAAAATAG
- a CDS encoding thioredoxin family protein gives MIEIDNKEEILEILEKSKCVLLYFGAINCGVCEVLKIKIEKKISKNFSKMKQYYINSNQNFDIASYFNVFSSPTILVFFEGKEFKRYSRNMSLDIFNSEIKRLYEMVF, from the coding sequence ATGATAGAAATAGATAATAAAGAAGAAATTTTAGAGATTTTAGAAAAATCAAAATGTGTATTGCTCTATTTTGGAGCAATAAATTGTGGTGTTTGTGAAGTTTTAAAAATAAAAATAGAAAAAAAGATTTCTAAAAATTTTTCAAAGATGAAGCAATATTATATAAATAGTAATCAGAATTTTGATATAGCTTCATACTTTAATGTCTTTTCAAGTCCAACTATTTTGGTGTTTTTTGAGGGGAAAGAGTTTAAAAGATATAGTAGAAATATGAGTTTAGATATTTTTAATAGCGAAATAAAAAGATTATATGAGATGGTATTTTAA
- a CDS encoding 2-isopropylmalate synthase produces MDKNKIIVFDTTLRDGEQSPGCSMNTEEKLRVALQLEKLGVDVIEAGFAAASPGDFDAVSQIAKTIKNSSICSLSRAIENDIKQAGLAVSHAPKHRIHTFIATSPIHMQYKLKMTPDEVIKRAIHAVQYARTFVDDVEFSLEDAGRSEIPFMKEVMDAVISAGATTINLPDTVGYRLPNELGAMVKELSEFANNRAIISVHNHNDLGLATANTLAAVLNGARQIEVTINGLGERAGNSALEESVMAIKVRKDVFGDLYTSINTPEIYATSRLVATITGVEPQQNKAIVGKNAFAHESGIHQDGVLKHQETYEIMRPEDVGVIKDSTLILGKHSGRAAFKDKIIQLGFDTVSDEELNIVFERFKNLADKKKDITDDDVRMLITDEALNHDKIYELVGLQISDCSSGMPMAAVSIKYEDKIIKDAGLGDGTMDAIFKTIDRITGFAGELKDYKVISVSEGKDALAKVTTRVSFEDGSQSFVGHGLSLDTMQATANAYLGALNSYLSQKNRLTKNCGHQV; encoded by the coding sequence ATGGATAAAAATAAAATTATTGTATTTGATACTACTTTAAGAGATGGAGAACAAAGTCCAGGTTGTTCTATGAATACTGAAGAGAAATTAAGAGTTGCTTTACAGTTAGAAAAATTAGGAGTTGATGTTATCGAAGCTGGATTTGCAGCTGCAAGTCCAGGAGATTTTGATGCAGTTAGTCAAATTGCAAAAACTATAAAAAACTCAAGTATTTGTTCATTAAGCCGTGCTATTGAAAACGATATAAAACAAGCAGGACTTGCAGTTTCTCATGCTCCAAAGCATAGAATTCATACATTTATAGCAACAAGTCCTATTCATATGCAGTATAAATTAAAAATGACTCCAGATGAAGTTATAAAAAGAGCTATTCATGCGGTGCAATATGCTAGAACTTTTGTAGATGATGTAGAGTTTTCTTTAGAAGATGCAGGAAGAAGTGAAATCCCTTTTATGAAAGAGGTTATGGATGCTGTTATTAGTGCTGGAGCAACAACTATTAACTTACCTGATACTGTAGGATATAGATTACCAAATGAGTTAGGTGCCATGGTTAAGGAGTTAAGCGAATTTGCAAACAATAGAGCAATAATATCTGTTCATAATCACAATGATTTAGGACTTGCAACAGCAAATACATTAGCAGCTGTTTTAAATGGTGCTAGACAAATCGAAGTTACAATAAATGGATTAGGTGAAAGAGCTGGAAACTCTGCTTTAGAAGAGTCTGTAATGGCTATAAAAGTTAGAAAAGATGTATTTGGTGATTTATATACATCTATAAATACACCTGAAATTTATGCAACTTCAAGATTAGTTGCTACAATTACTGGTGTTGAGCCACAACAAAATAAAGCAATAGTTGGGAAAAATGCTTTTGCTCATGAAAGTGGAATTCATCAAGATGGAGTTTTAAAACATCAAGAAACTTATGAAATTATGAGACCTGAAGATGTTGGAGTTATTAAAGATAGTACTTTGATTTTAGGAAAACATAGTGGAAGAGCAGCATTTAAAGATAAAATTATACAATTAGGTTTTGATACAGTTAGTGATGAAGAGTTAAATATTGTATTTGAGAGATTTAAAAATTTAGCTGATAAGAAAAAAGATATAACTGATGATGATGTTAGAATGTTAATAACAGATGAAGCTTTAAATCACGATAAAATATATGAGTTAGTTGGTTTACAAATAAGTGATTGCTCAAGTGGAATGCCAATGGCTGCAGTCTCTATAAAATATGAAGATAAAATTATTAAAGATGCAGGTTTAGGTGATGGAACTATGGATGCTATTTTTAAAACGATAGATAGAATTACTGGATTTGCTGGAGAGTTAAAAGATTATAAAGTTATCTCTGTTAGTGAAGGAAAAGATGCATTAGCAAAAGTTACAACAAGAGTTAGCTTTGAAGATGGAAGCCAATCTTTTGTAGGACATGGTTTGAGTCTTGATACTATGCAAGCGACTGCAAATGCATATTTAGGTGCTTTAAACTCATATTTATCTCAAAAAAATAGACTTACAAAAAATTGTGGTCATCAGGTATAA
- the ftsH gene encoding ATP-dependent zinc metalloprotease FtsH: protein MINKQQNNNPNNNNQNNNNNNNNFFNNNPLLIFVAFSLITIFAFKAMFPDSESNATNSNIQAYGSSVNKTVTYSELKKLISSGKIEYVGIGNTQIRAVSKNDGMQRVTYNARRVVPDETLISELEKSGISYGGISEENVLSDMLFGWIIPIFLFFAIWMFLVKRMQKSMGGSGGILGIGSSKKMINSEKPNVKFADMAGNKEAKEEVQEVVDFLKSPDRYVRLGAQIPKGVLLVGPPGTGKTLLAKAVAGEADVPFLSVSGSAFIEMFVGVGASRVRDLFEQAKKVAPAIIFIDEIDAIGKSRASGGPMGGNDEREQTLNQLLAEMDGFSTEMAPVIVLAATNRPEVLDPALLRPGRFDRQVLVDKPDYEGRIEILNVHIKDVKVAKNVDLKEVAKMTAGLAGADLANIINEAALLAGRASKDEVQASDFKEAVERQIAGLEKKSRRISPKERKIVAYHESGHALIAEITKGAKKVNKVSIVPRGLAALGYTLNTPEENKYLMQKHELIAEVDVLLGGRAAEEVFIGEISTGAGNDLERATNIIKSMATIYGMSDIAGLMVLERRTNQFLGGQTQKDFSDAMAKELDNHVKDTLNQRYQVVLQSLRDNSVAIEQMTAELLEIEVITGERVREIIKENGGTIFEDEDLHTEALVKDSEDGKKEDKTSTQEVKDSEIEEKKDTEN, encoded by the coding sequence ATGATAAATAAACAACAAAATAATAACCCAAACAATAATAATCAAAACAACAACAATAATAATAACAATTTCTTTAACAATAATCCACTTTTGATTTTTGTTGCATTTTCACTTATAACTATTTTTGCTTTTAAAGCGATGTTTCCTGATAGTGAATCAAATGCTACAAACTCAAATATTCAAGCTTATGGAAGTAGTGTAAATAAGACAGTTACATATTCAGAGCTTAAGAAATTAATAAGTAGTGGAAAAATAGAGTATGTTGGTATTGGGAATACACAAATTAGAGCTGTTAGCAAAAATGATGGTATGCAAAGAGTTACATATAATGCAAGAAGAGTTGTTCCTGATGAGACTTTGATTAGTGAATTGGAAAAAAGTGGTATCTCTTATGGTGGAATTAGTGAAGAGAATGTTTTATCTGATATGCTTTTTGGTTGGATAATTCCAATTTTTCTATTTTTTGCAATTTGGATGTTTTTGGTTAAAAGAATGCAAAAATCTATGGGTGGAAGTGGAGGAATCCTTGGGATTGGTTCTTCTAAAAAAATGATAAATTCTGAAAAACCAAATGTAAAATTTGCTGATATGGCTGGGAATAAAGAAGCTAAAGAGGAAGTTCAAGAAGTTGTTGATTTCCTTAAATCACCAGATAGATATGTAAGATTAGGTGCTCAAATTCCAAAAGGTGTATTACTTGTAGGACCTCCAGGTACAGGAAAAACACTTTTAGCAAAAGCAGTAGCTGGTGAAGCTGATGTTCCATTTTTAAGTGTATCAGGTTCTGCATTTATTGAGATGTTTGTTGGAGTTGGAGCTTCAAGAGTTAGAGATTTATTTGAACAAGCAAAAAAAGTTGCACCTGCAATTATCTTTATAGATGAGATAGATGCAATTGGTAAAAGTAGGGCAAGTGGTGGTCCTATGGGTGGAAATGATGAAAGAGAACAGACTTTAAATCAACTTTTAGCTGAAATGGATGGATTCTCAACTGAAATGGCTCCTGTAATAGTTCTAGCTGCTACAAATAGACCAGAAGTCTTAGATCCAGCACTGCTTAGACCAGGTAGATTTGATAGGCAAGTATTAGTAGATAAACCTGATTATGAGGGAAGAATTGAGATTTTAAATGTACACATAAAAGATGTAAAAGTTGCTAAAAATGTAGATTTAAAAGAGGTTGCAAAGATGACTGCTGGTTTAGCAGGAGCTGATTTAGCAAATATTATAAATGAAGCTGCACTTTTAGCTGGGCGTGCAAGTAAAGATGAAGTACAAGCTAGTGATTTTAAAGAGGCTGTTGAGAGACAAATAGCTGGACTTGAAAAGAAAAGTAGAAGAATATCTCCAAAAGAGAGAAAAATAGTAGCTTATCATGAAAGTGGACATGCTTTAATAGCTGAAATTACAAAAGGTGCAAAAAAAGTAAATAAGGTATCAATAGTTCCAAGAGGTCTTGCAGCTTTAGGATATACTTTAAATACACCTGAAGAGAATAAATATTTAATGCAAAAACATGAATTAATAGCTGAAGTTGATGTACTTTTAGGAGGTCGTGCTGCTGAAGAGGTATTTATTGGTGAGATAAGTACAGGTGCAGGAAATGACTTAGAAAGAGCTACAAATATTATAAAATCTATGGCAACTATTTATGGGATGAGTGATATCGCAGGGCTTATGGTTTTAGAGCGAAGAACAAACCAATTTTTGGGAGGTCAAACTCAAAAAGATTTCTCAGATGCTATGGCAAAAGAGCTTGATAATCATGTAAAAGATACTCTAAATCAAAGATACCAAGTTGTTTTACAATCTTTAAGAGATAATAGTGTTGCAATAGAGCAAATGACAGCTGAACTTCTTGAAATAGAAGTAATTACAGGTGAAAGAGTAAGAGAGATTATCAAAGAAAATGGTGGAACTATTTTTGAAGATGAAGATTTACATACAGAAGCTTTGGTAAAAGACAGTGAAGATGGTAAAAAAGAAGACAAAACTTCAACACAAGAAGTAAAAGATTCTGAAATAGAAGAAAAAAAAGATACTGAAAACTAA
- a CDS encoding 50S ribosomal protein L11 methyltransferase: MSKEYFELKIKPKDNYELFLNLILSLTDDAIEENNGEIIVRSEESLLDFLEPLEKFASAINTKCEISCEKKESIDWIKKYQDSIQAVEVGNFYIRPSWLEPKEDKIDILIDPALAFGSGHHETTSSCILAIDEFVKRGDELLDVGTGSGILAIAAAKKGAVVDVCDTDEICIESTLSNFELNEQKINNSWVGSVGFAKKKYSVVLANIIADVLVMISDDLISSTKDGGIIIVSGILDKHEKRVLNRFSKLEELKIIHKNEWVTMVFKK, translated from the coding sequence TTGTCGAAAGAGTATTTTGAACTTAAAATAAAACCAAAAGATAACTATGAGCTATTTTTAAATCTAATTTTATCACTCACAGATGATGCAATTGAAGAGAATAATGGTGAGATAATTGTTAGAAGTGAAGAGAGTCTTCTTGATTTCTTGGAGCCTCTTGAAAAATTTGCTTCTGCAATAAATACAAAGTGTGAGATAAGTTGTGAAAAAAAAGAGAGTATTGATTGGATAAAAAAATATCAAGACTCAATACAAGCTGTTGAAGTTGGAAATTTCTATATAAGACCATCTTGGCTTGAGCCAAAAGAAGATAAAATAGATATTTTAATAGATCCAGCTTTAGCCTTTGGTTCTGGTCATCATGAGACAACATCATCTTGTATTTTAGCAATAGATGAGTTTGTAAAAAGGGGTGATGAACTTTTAGATGTTGGAACTGGAAGCGGTATTTTAGCAATAGCAGCCGCTAAAAAAGGAGCAGTAGTTGATGTTTGTGATACAGATGAGATTTGTATTGAAAGCACACTATCAAATTTTGAACTAAATGAACAAAAAATAAATAACTCTTGGGTTGGTTCTGTAGGGTTTGCTAAAAAGAAATATAGTGTAGTTTTGGCAAATATTATAGCAGATGTTCTTGTAATGATTTCAGATGATTTAATTAGTTCTACAAAGGATGGTGGAATTATAATAGTTTCTGGTATTTTGGATAAGCACGAAAAGAGAGTGTTAAATAGATTTTCTAAATTAGAAGAGCTTAAGATTATTCACAAAAATGAGTGGGTAACAATGGTATTTAAAAAATAA
- a CDS encoding tRNA dihydrouridine synthase gives MKKELDFSKPLIVLAPLAGYTDLPFRSVVKKFGADLTISEMISSNALVYKSARTLKMVEKSPSENPYFVQIAGNNKDLVKEAVLILNDVEGIDGIDLNCGCPAPKVFSHGSGANLLGDLNKLEEILGTIKLYSKKQYTSAKVRLGVNEKIPVEIGKAVEACGVDFVSVHGRTRAGKYKAPVDYDAIKQMKESISVPVIANGDIKDYKKAKEVLDYTKANGVMIGRGAIGKPWVFYQLKNELEDIDNSIKKEIILEHYDKMLEFYGDYGAIIFRKLLHAYSKGYTGANEFRDLVNGISDTKIMRDLIENFF, from the coding sequence ATGAAGAAAGAATTAGATTTTAGCAAGCCATTAATTGTGCTTGCACCCCTTGCTGGATATACAGATTTACCTTTTAGAAGTGTAGTAAAAAAGTTTGGTGCAGATTTAACAATATCTGAGATGATAAGTTCAAATGCTCTTGTTTATAAAAGTGCAAGAACTCTTAAAATGGTTGAAAAATCTCCTAGTGAAAACCCATATTTTGTACAAATTGCAGGTAATAACAAAGATTTAGTAAAAGAAGCAGTTTTAATCTTAAATGATGTAGAAGGAATTGATGGTATAGATTTAAACTGTGGTTGCCCAGCTCCAAAAGTTTTTAGCCATGGAAGTGGTGCAAATTTATTGGGAGATTTAAATAAACTCGAAGAGATTTTAGGCACTATAAAACTTTATTCAAAAAAGCAATACACTAGTGCAAAAGTAAGACTTGGAGTAAATGAAAAAATCCCTGTTGAAATAGGAAAAGCGGTTGAAGCTTGTGGAGTTGATTTTGTATCAGTTCATGGTCGTACACGAGCTGGAAAATATAAGGCACCTGTTGATTATGATGCAATAAAGCAGATGAAAGAGTCTATTAGCGTACCTGTTATTGCAAATGGAGATATAAAAGATTATAAAAAAGCTAAAGAGGTTTTAGATTATACAAAAGCCAATGGTGTTATGATTGGAAGAGGTGCTATAGGAAAACCTTGGGTATTTTATCAACTTAAAAATGAGCTTGAGGATATTGATAACTCTATTAAAAAAGAGATTATTTTAGAGCATTATGACAAAATGTTGGAATTTTATGGAGATTATGGAGCAATAATTTTCAGAAAATTACTTCATGCTTATTCAAAAGGTTATACAGGAGCAAATGAGTTTAGAGACCTGGTAAATGGTATTAGTGATACCAAAATAATGAGAGATTTGATAGAAAACTTTTTTTAG
- a CDS encoding 23S rRNA (pseudouridine(1915)-N(3))-methyltransferase RlmH translates to MKINIYSIVKPTNDDFDKLIKEFIKMSSKYATVKTHYIFNNEIAKAQNIGEIEAKKIYTKTYLPYLKGYNIALDVLGNSVDSFSFSKLLEDKNEINFFIGGAYGFEKEFLTLCNSVISLSNLTFAHKVATLVLSEQVFRSLSILNNHPYHK, encoded by the coding sequence ATGAAAATTAATATCTATTCAATTGTGAAACCTACAAATGATGATTTTGATAAATTAATAAAAGAGTTTATTAAAATGTCAAGTAAATATGCTACTGTGAAAACTCACTACATCTTTAATAATGAAATAGCAAAAGCCCAAAATATAGGCGAAATTGAAGCAAAAAAGATTTATACAAAAACTTACTTACCATATTTAAAGGGATATAATATTGCTCTTGATGTTTTAGGAAACAGTGTAGATAGCTTCTCTTTTTCAAAGCTTCTTGAAGATAAAAATGAGATAAATTTTTTTATAGGTGGAGCTTATGGTTTTGAAAAAGAGTTTTTAACTCTTTGTAATAGTGTAATTAGTTTAAGTAATCTTACATTTGCTCATAAAGTAGCTACTTTAGTCTTAAGTGAACAAGTTTTTAGAAGCCTATCTATTTTAAATAATCATCCATATCATAAGTAA
- a CDS encoding thiamine phosphate synthase, whose translation MLLNLEKSLGFTLKDFNYLYVLCDYESLLKRDLTLHDFLKIIKKYDIKLLQYRDKVSSLETQKENLLLLKQNLNIPIIINDKLELIDYADGLHLGQEDFLKINKDKKIATKLLRAKLKDKLLGLSTHNEFEILEANSLELDMIGLGAYKSTNTKDISNILGDKLSYLAKISKHPVCAIGGVKPQDIIENVKFNCVGSAILDEN comes from the coding sequence ATGCTCCTTAATTTAGAAAAGTCTTTGGGATTTACTCTCAAAGATTTTAACTACTTATATGTTTTGTGTGATTATGAATCTCTTTTAAAAAGAGATTTAACACTACATGATTTCTTAAAAATCATAAAAAAATATGATATAAAACTTTTACAATATAGAGATAAAGTATCTAGCTTAGAGACTCAAAAAGAGAATCTTTTACTTTTAAAACAAAATTTAAATATTCCTATTATTATAAATGATAAACTAGAGTTAATTGATTATGCAGATGGGCTTCATTTAGGGCAAGAAGACTTTTTGAAAATAAATAAAGATAAAAAAATAGCTACTAAACTTCTAAGAGCAAAATTAAAAGATAAGCTTTTAGGGCTTTCAACTCATAATGAATTTGAAATTCTTGAAGCAAACTCTTTAGAGCTTGATATGATTGGTTTAGGAGCATATAAATCTACAAATACAAAAGATATCTCAAATATTTTAGGAGATAAATTAAGTTATCTAGCAAAAATATCCAAACATCCTGTATGTGCAATTGGTGGAGTAAAACCTCAAGATATTATAGAAAATGTAAAGTTTAACTGTGTAGGAAGTGCTATATTAGATGAAAATTAA
- the accD gene encoding acetyl-CoA carboxylase, carboxyltransferase subunit beta produces the protein MDLKNLFSKISFDSKKEQATKKDAPSHWIKCPSCSALMFFKEVENQENVCPKCEFHMRIGAKRRVEILADESSFVEFDTNLKPNDPLKFVDKLSYKKRVEEGLEKTGRVSSVISGECTINGIPVQLVVFDFAFMGGSLGSVEGEKIVRAVNRAIEKKEAVIIVSASGGARMQESTYSLMQMAKTSAALKKLDSYKLPYISILTDPTMGGVSASFAFLGDIIMAEPGALIGFAGQRVIKQTIGADLPEGFQRAEFLLEKGSIDMVVNRKEMKKTLTDLLTIFGQEKIS, from the coding sequence GTGGATTTAAAAAACCTATTTAGCAAAATTTCATTTGATAGCAAAAAAGAGCAGGCAACAAAAAAAGATGCACCAAGTCACTGGATTAAGTGCCCTAGCTGTAGTGCTTTAATGTTTTTTAAAGAGGTAGAAAACCAAGAGAATGTTTGCCCAAAATGTGAATTTCACATGAGAATAGGAGCAAAAAGAAGAGTTGAAATCCTTGCAGATGAGAGTAGTTTTGTTGAGTTTGATACAAATCTAAAACCAAATGATCCTTTAAAATTTGTAGATAAGCTATCTTATAAAAAAAGAGTAGAAGAGGGTCTAGAAAAAACTGGAAGAGTATCAAGTGTAATTAGTGGAGAGTGTACTATAAATGGTATTCCTGTGCAACTTGTAGTTTTTGATTTTGCCTTCATGGGTGGAAGCTTAGGAAGTGTAGAAGGAGAGAAAATAGTTCGTGCAGTTAATCGTGCAATTGAAAAAAAAGAGGCTGTGATTATTGTATCTGCTTCAGGTGGTGCTAGAATGCAAGAATCTACTTACTCTTTAATGCAAATGGCAAAAACATCAGCAGCTTTAAAAAAACTTGATAGTTATAAGTTACCATATATCTCTATTTTAACCGATCCAACAATGGGAGGAGTATCTGCTTCATTTGCTTTTCTAGGTGATATTATTATGGCTGAACCAGGTGCTTTAATTGGTTTTGCTGGACAAAGAGTAATTAAACAAACTATTGGTGCTGATTTACCAGAAGGTTTCCAAAGGGCCGAGTTTTTACTTGAAAAAGGCTCAATTGATATGGTTGTAAATAGAAAAGAGATGAAAAAGACTCTTACAGATTTATTAACAATATTTGGACAAGAAAAAATTAGCTAA
- the metK gene encoding methionine adenosyltransferase, translating into MEKKSQYLFTSEVVSPGHPDKCADIIADSIVDRLIIEDSNSRVASEVFVAGKHVVIGGEVKSKANLSQKDYEKIVKDALAKIGYDGKSAFTKEQALHPDDVQVQVLLNQQSPDISQGVDQTTGEIGAGDQGIMFGFASNEAAEYMPAAIVYARRLSDTVYNFALKNRDKFGVDIKTQVTVDYGTKENFENGSPQRIHTIVVSAPSVEGLKIEEVRTIIQDLIDNSGLPDKLYDRENTIIHINPTGRYVNHSSLHDSGLTGRKLIVDSFGGYAPIGGGAQSSKDYTKVDRSGLYAARWIAKHIVASGLAKKAIVQISYAIGVARPTSVAVDTMGTYTKHNDDILSSFVMDNFPLTPKWITDKFKLDKPSIDTFLYADVAARGQVGQPDYPWEKLDELEKFKNI; encoded by the coding sequence ATGGAAAAAAAATCACAATATCTATTTACAAGCGAAGTTGTAAGCCCTGGACACCCAGATAAGTGTGCAGATATAATTGCAGATTCGATAGTTGATAGACTAATAATAGAAGATAGCAATAGTAGAGTTGCTAGTGAGGTTTTTGTTGCTGGAAAGCATGTTGTTATTGGTGGAGAGGTAAAATCAAAAGCTAATTTAAGCCAAAAAGATTATGAAAAAATTGTAAAAGATGCATTGGCAAAAATTGGATATGATGGAAAAAGTGCTTTTACAAAAGAACAAGCCCTTCATCCTGATGATGTACAAGTTCAAGTTTTATTAAATCAACAAAGTCCAGATATAAGTCAAGGTGTTGATCAAACAACAGGAGAGATTGGAGCTGGAGATCAAGGAATTATGTTTGGATTTGCTTCAAATGAAGCAGCTGAATATATGCCAGCAGCTATTGTTTATGCAAGAAGATTAAGTGATACAGTTTATAATTTTGCACTAAAAAATAGGGATAAATTTGGAGTTGATATTAAAACTCAAGTTACAGTTGATTATGGAACTAAAGAAAATTTTGAAAATGGAAGCCCACAAAGAATTCATACTATTGTAGTATCTGCTCCTAGTGTTGAGGGTTTAAAAATTGAAGAGGTAAGAACTATAATTCAAGATTTAATAGATAACTCAGGGCTTCCAGATAAATTATATGATAGAGAAAATACTATAATACATATAAATCCAACAGGAAGATATGTAAATCATAGTTCACTACATGATAGTGGATTAACTGGAAGAAAATTAATAGTTGATAGTTTTGGTGGATATGCACCAATTGGTGGAGGAGCTCAAAGTAGCAAAGATTACACAAAAGTTGATAGAAGTGGACTTTATGCAGCACGTTGGATAGCAAAACATATAGTGGCTTCAGGATTAGCAAAAAAAGCGATTGTACAAATCTCTTATGCTATTGGAGTTGCACGTCCGACATCTGTAGCTGTTGATACTATGGGAACATATACAAAACACAATGATGATATTTTATCAAGCTTTGTAATGGATAATTTTCCATTAACTCCAAAATGGATTACAGATAAGTTTAAATTGGATAAACCTAGTATTGATACATTTTTATATGCAGATGTAGCAGCAAGAGGACAAGTTGGACAACCTGATTATCCATGGGAAAAACTAGATGAATTGGAAAAATTTAAAAACATTTAG